From a region of the Bacteroidales bacterium genome:
- a CDS encoding DUF5040 domain-containing protein has protein sequence MKKTGIVLLLLFTILLSGTFAQSANNDQKYRILLTGASFASKENKWFEMGCKEIGAMAINRAIGGEAIANTANRMAEGTLYSRQELETTDALVIMQVHNKDVFEDSKLLEKYTDYPLPFDRSNYAAAFDYVIKRYISECYELKNDSNSVYFGSRSGKPAIIVLCTDWQDIRESYNTSIRKLAEKWGLPLVEFDRNIGFSKNQKHPVTGQAYSLLYSADTQTVDGIKYGWHPTRGENSYIQQKMAAIFADVMKRILPVKN, from the coding sequence GTACTTTTGCACAATCTGCAAACAATGATCAAAAATACCGGATACTATTGACCGGAGCTTCTTTTGCCTCCAAAGAAAACAAATGGTTTGAAATGGGATGTAAAGAAATTGGAGCAATGGCAATTAACCGGGCAATCGGAGGAGAGGCCATTGCCAATACTGCCAACAGAATGGCGGAAGGAACCCTTTATTCCCGGCAAGAACTGGAAACAACAGATGCACTGGTGATCATGCAGGTACACAACAAAGATGTATTTGAAGACTCCAAACTTCTTGAAAAATATACGGATTATCCCCTACCCTTTGACCGGAGTAATTATGCCGCGGCATTTGATTATGTAATCAAAAGATATATTTCCGAATGCTACGAGCTGAAAAACGATTCGAATTCCGTTTATTTCGGTTCAAGATCCGGGAAACCGGCCATTATCGTATTATGTACCGATTGGCAGGATATCCGTGAAAGCTATAATACATCCATCCGTAAACTTGCGGAAAAGTGGGGACTCCCATTGGTAGAATTTGACCGTAATATCGGATTTTCCAAAAACCAGAAACATCCGGTCACCGGGCAAGCGTATAGCCTGTTGTATTCAGCTGATACGCAAACCGTAGACGGTATCAAATATGGCTGGCATCCTACCCGGGGAGAGAATTCATACATCCAACAGAAAATGGCGGCTATATTTGCCGATGTCATGAAACGGATATTACCTGTAAAAAATTAG